In Anaerolineae bacterium, a single genomic region encodes these proteins:
- a CDS encoding APC family permease, which translates to MTLTQVKRFLIGRPFPLSAERHERLDKIRALAIFASDPISSNAYATEAIMGILIVLGSNALALAWPIALAIAALVTIVIFSYVQTILHYRRGGGAYFVSKDNLGVMPSLVAAGALLMDYILTVSVSISAGVRAVTSAFPQLYEYRVLMALAVIVLITWVNLRGLRESGTIFALPTYAFVIGVLAVIAQGLARYFGWFGLPPLEVHPDVVQPLGTFSQAAYLWLILRAFAAGCTALTGIEAISDGVQAFRPPEHRNAAQTMVAMGIMAMSLFLGISYLATHLRIVPTEENSVLSQMTQLIAGSGFLYYWVQLFTMLILFLAANTGYQDFPRLSAFLARDGFMPRWLQNRGDRLVFSSGIITLSVLAGTLIIVFQANEIEMLPLYALGVMTSFTLSQAGMVRLMEKVGRIPPGEEVDTGVTTIRFEAGWKWKRAVSAVGSAVTFIVLIVLVTTKFLDGAWIVVLAVPLLVLLFRGINHHYQDVAAKLSTSTLAPHDVADVADVVIVPIADIHRGTLRALKYARRLSNDIRVVNISQSEAAKQRIRERWKRFPELTDGAKLIIIDYQYRDILEPLIRYIQHVNRVEFPDKLTTVVVPEFIPRSFADQLLHNQTANLLRHRLRAYPDVVIIQVPHHL; encoded by the coding sequence ATGACGCTGACTCAAGTGAAGCGTTTCCTTATAGGCAGACCCTTCCCCCTGTCCGCCGAGCGGCACGAGCGACTGGACAAGATCCGGGCACTGGCCATCTTCGCCTCCGACCCCATCAGCAGCAATGCCTACGCCACCGAGGCGATCATGGGCATCCTGATCGTGCTGGGCAGCAACGCGCTGGCCCTGGCCTGGCCGATCGCCCTCGCCATCGCTGCCCTAGTGACCATAGTCATCTTCAGCTACGTGCAGACTATCCTGCACTACCGCCGCGGCGGCGGGGCCTACTTCGTCAGCAAGGACAACCTAGGGGTCATGCCCTCGCTGGTGGCGGCCGGCGCCCTACTGATGGACTACATACTGACCGTCTCGGTGTCCATCTCCGCCGGCGTGCGCGCCGTCACCTCGGCTTTCCCTCAGCTCTACGAGTACCGGGTGCTCATGGCCCTGGCGGTGATTGTGCTCATCACCTGGGTGAACCTGCGCGGGCTTAGGGAGAGCGGCACCATCTTCGCCCTGCCCACCTACGCCTTCGTCATAGGCGTCCTGGCGGTGATCGCTCAGGGGCTGGCTCGCTACTTCGGCTGGTTCGGCCTGCCACCGCTCGAAGTTCACCCCGACGTGGTCCAGCCCCTCGGTACCTTCAGCCAGGCGGCCTACCTGTGGCTCATACTACGAGCCTTCGCCGCCGGCTGTACCGCGCTCACCGGCATCGAAGCTATTAGCGACGGAGTGCAGGCCTTCAGACCCCCCGAGCACAGAAACGCGGCCCAGACGATGGTGGCCATGGGGATCATGGCCATGTCCCTCTTCTTGGGCATCTCCTATCTGGCCACTCACCTGCGCATAGTGCCCACCGAGGAGAACAGCGTCCTCTCCCAGATGACTCAGCTCATCGCCGGCAGTGGATTCCTGTACTACTGGGTGCAGCTGTTCACCATGCTCATCCTCTTCCTGGCCGCCAACACCGGCTACCAGGACTTCCCTCGCCTGAGCGCCTTCCTGGCCCGGGACGGCTTCATGCCCCGCTGGCTGCAGAACCGCGGCGACCGGCTGGTGTTCAGCTCCGGCATCATCACTCTCTCGGTCCTGGCTGGCACTCTCATCATCGTCTTCCAGGCCAACGAGATCGAGATGCTGCCGCTCTATGCCCTGGGCGTTATGACCAGCTTCACTCTCTCCCAGGCGGGCATGGTGCGGCTAATGGAGAAGGTGGGGCGGATTCCGCCAGGCGAAGAGGTGGACACCGGGGTAACTACTATACGATTCGAGGCGGGCTGGAAGTGGAAGCGCGCAGTCAGCGCCGTGGGCAGCGCAGTCACCTTCATCGTGCTCATCGTGCTGGTGACCACCAAGTTCCTCGACGGGGCCTGGATTGTGGTGCTCGCGGTACCCTTGCTGGTCCTCCTCTTCCGCGGTATCAACCATCACTATCAGGACGTGGCCGCCAAGCTGAGCACCAGCACGCTGGCGCCCCACGACGTGGCCGACGTGGCTGATGTGGTCATCGTGCCCATCGCCGACATCCACCGCGGCACCTTGCGCGCCCTCAAGTACGCCCGCCGCCTGAGCAACGACATCCGGGTGGTCAACATCAGTCAGAGCGAGGCAGCTAAGCAGCGCATTCGGGAACGATGGAAGCGCTTCCCCGAGCTGACCGACGGGGCCAAGCTCATTATCATTGACTACCAGTACCGGGACATCCTGGAGCCCCTCATTCGCTACATCCAGCACGTGAATCGGGTGGAGTTCCCGGACAAGCTCACTACGGTGGTGGTGCCCGAGTTCATCCCCCGGTCGTTCGCCGACCAGCTCCTACACAACCAGACGGCCAACCTTCTGCGCCACCGTCTCCGGGCCTATCCCGACGTCGTCATCATCCAGGTGCCCCACCACCTGTAG
- a CDS encoding glycosyltransferase family 4 protein: MKVLVLYEYPPPPGGLATQGDLLYRGLLEAGVEARPVHLDSPQEKEWYYRWFGPDVVIGVGYWGHTPQIVMHPERHGLLAVPWLVADGFVANYREVLNHLPLILVTSSWVKDVYVRDGIREDIIEVLPVGCDTDAFCPRSQDEPKVRAVREALGVSPDEVMVLTVGGDAASKGAQEVMQALAIADPQAPPWKYVCKVWPQPRTVQQNLLDFQLATQLGIDRRVLYTTGIVSRNFMPYLLAACDIYAAPSRIEGFGMPQVEAGACARPVIGMRAMGMLDTLVHGETALLARVATENRITGTVLGPEAGFEEGHRIVFDPPRVADYRADVHDIADYLLQLMHDPDLRQRLGDAARCRVVERFDYRVVARRMLSILADRLGVE, from the coding sequence ATGAAGGTGCTGGTCCTGTATGAATACCCGCCACCCCCTGGCGGGTTGGCGACGCAGGGCGACCTGCTGTACCGGGGACTGCTGGAGGCGGGGGTGGAGGCCCGCCCCGTGCACCTGGACTCTCCCCAGGAGAAGGAGTGGTATTACCGTTGGTTCGGTCCCGACGTAGTCATCGGGGTAGGCTACTGGGGCCACACGCCTCAGATCGTCATGCACCCGGAGCGACACGGCCTGCTGGCGGTGCCCTGGCTGGTGGCGGATGGCTTTGTGGCCAACTATCGCGAGGTGTTGAATCACCTGCCCCTCATCCTGGTAACCTCGAGCTGGGTCAAAGATGTGTACGTGCGGGACGGGATCCGGGAGGACATCATCGAGGTCCTGCCGGTAGGCTGCGATACCGATGCCTTCTGCCCTCGGAGCCAGGACGAGCCCAAGGTCAGGGCAGTGCGAGAGGCTCTGGGCGTGAGCCCCGACGAGGTGATGGTGCTAACCGTGGGGGGTGATGCTGCCTCCAAGGGGGCCCAGGAGGTCATGCAGGCCTTGGCCATCGCCGACCCGCAGGCGCCTCCCTGGAAGTACGTGTGCAAAGTGTGGCCTCAGCCGCGGACGGTGCAGCAGAACCTTCTGGACTTTCAGTTGGCCACCCAGCTGGGCATAGATCGCAGAGTGCTGTACACCACCGGCATCGTCTCCCGGAACTTCATGCCCTACCTGCTGGCTGCCTGCGACATCTACGCTGCACCGTCGCGCATCGAGGGCTTCGGCATGCCCCAGGTCGAGGCAGGCGCCTGTGCCAGGCCGGTGATCGGGATGCGGGCCATGGGCATGCTAGATACGCTGGTCCATGGAGAGACGGCGCTCCTGGCACGAGTGGCAACGGAGAACCGCATCACTGGGACGGTCCTGGGCCCGGAGGCTGGCTTTGAGGAAGGGCACCGGATCGTGTTCGACCCGCCACGGGTAGCAGACTACCGGGCCGACGTGCATGACATCGCTGATTACCTCCTGCAGCTGATGCACGACCCTGATCTGCGTCAGCGGCTGGGCGATGCCGCCCGTTGCCGGGTGGTGGAGCGCTTCGACTACCGGGTGGTAGCGAGGCGAATGCTATCCATCTTGGCCGACCGGTTGGGGGTGGAGTAG
- a CDS encoding amylo-alpha-1,6-glucosidase — MPRTAGWGYPEPYTRDMMVSSLGLLLSGDDRMVDAVRQVLQALAHNQTPRGHIPSLAHDPDDRGASDTTPWFLIGLALYRRFTGEKGLLEEAAQRALTWMQYQSPDDRGLVAQQPTSDWRDEQWVLGYGLYVNSLVHTYLVLYGRHEEAQTVRRLMNRLEIRGERKDAHVHEGLVVPHRPYYALWAYKVHASERFDLLGNCLAVLSGVASASRARRLATWIEEECDDLRRRGDLAMPLSPCLFPYIRPGDPDWHSRYERYGQPGDYHNGGVWPFIAGFHVAALIAAGRERLARQHLEALAEAVRPARRPGLEFGFAEWLRAQDGEARGQEWQTWSAAMFVYAAACVERCATPFFDDVRRESATAPAEE, encoded by the coding sequence CTGCCCCGCACGGCCGGTTGGGGATATCCCGAGCCTTACACTCGCGACATGATGGTCTCCTCTTTGGGTCTGCTACTGAGCGGCGACGACCGCATGGTAGACGCGGTGCGCCAGGTGCTGCAGGCGCTGGCGCACAACCAGACGCCTCGGGGCCACATCCCCTCGCTGGCCCACGACCCTGACGACCGAGGCGCGTCCGACACTACCCCCTGGTTCCTGATTGGGCTGGCGCTCTACCGGCGGTTCACCGGGGAGAAGGGCCTCCTAGAGGAGGCGGCCCAGCGGGCGCTCACCTGGATGCAGTATCAGAGCCCCGACGACCGTGGCCTGGTGGCGCAGCAGCCCACCAGCGACTGGCGAGACGAGCAGTGGGTGCTGGGCTACGGGCTCTACGTGAACTCGCTTGTGCACACATACTTGGTCCTGTACGGGCGCCACGAAGAGGCGCAGACCGTGCGCCGCCTCATGAACCGCCTCGAGATTCGGGGCGAGCGCAAGGATGCCCACGTCCACGAAGGGCTGGTGGTCCCGCACCGGCCCTACTACGCCCTCTGGGCCTACAAGGTGCACGCCAGCGAGCGCTTCGACCTCCTAGGAAACTGCCTGGCAGTGCTGTCCGGGGTGGCCTCGGCCAGCCGCGCTCGGAGGCTGGCCACCTGGATCGAGGAAGAGTGCGACGATCTGCGAAGGCGCGGCGACCTGGCGATGCCCCTGTCTCCATGCCTATTCCCGTACATCAGGCCGGGAGACCCGGACTGGCACAGCCGCTACGAGCGATATGGCCAACCGGGCGACTATCATAACGGCGGCGTCTGGCCCTTCATCGCCGGGTTTCACGTCGCAGCGCTCATCGCTGCCGGCCGGGAGCGCCTGGCCCGGCAGCACCTGGAAGCGCTGGCCGAGGCCGTACGCCCTGCTAGGCGGCCCGGGCTGGAGTTCGGCTTTGCCGAGTGGTTACGGGCCCAGGACGGAGAGGCCAGAGGCCAGGAATGGCAGACCTGGTCGGCGGCCATGTTCGTCTACGCTGCCGCCTGCGTCGAGAGGTGCGCCACCCCCTTCTTCGACGACGTCAGACGCGAGAGCGCGACTGCCCCTGCTGAGGAATAG
- a CDS encoding PIG-L family deacetylase, with protein MTAAAVVVAHPDDETLWAGGEIMAHPDLGWVVVSLCRASDPDRARRFAEALRALGATGVMGDLDDSPDQPPLSPEVVEKFVFDLLPARRYVRVLTHGPRGEYTRHRRHEETCRAVLSLWCRDAIEADEVWLFAYEDDGEGGLPRPAAQAQVRRPLSPGLWQRKLDIVTRVYGFAPGSWEFRAAPQEEAFQPLRNRDDARAVLARACRREGEHA; from the coding sequence GTGACTGCCGCTGCTGTGGTGGTGGCCCATCCTGACGACGAGACGCTCTGGGCCGGAGGCGAGATCATGGCCCACCCCGACCTGGGTTGGGTAGTGGTGTCGCTGTGCCGCGCGTCCGACCCGGATCGGGCTCGCAGGTTCGCCGAGGCACTCAGGGCCCTGGGAGCCACGGGCGTCATGGGCGACTTGGATGACAGCCCGGACCAGCCACCGCTATCCCCCGAGGTGGTGGAGAAGTTTGTGTTCGACCTACTCCCGGCACGGAGATACGTGCGGGTTCTCACCCACGGTCCGCGGGGGGAATACACGCGCCATCGTCGCCATGAGGAGACCTGTAGGGCTGTACTGAGCCTGTGGTGTAGAGACGCAATCGAGGCCGACGAGGTGTGGCTTTTCGCCTACGAGGACGACGGCGAGGGAGGCCTTCCCAGACCTGCAGCGCAGGCCCAGGTGCGCCGACCTCTGAGTCCCGGGTTGTGGCAGCGCAAGCTGGACATCGTCACCCGAGTGTACGGGTTCGCCCCGGGGAGCTGGGAGTTCAGGGCCGCGCCGCAGGAGGAGGCCTTCCAGCCTCTGCGTAATCGGGACGACGCTCGAGCGGTGCTGGCCCGGGCGTGCCGCCGTGAAGGAGAGCACGCATGA